The following DNA comes from Metopolophium dirhodum isolate CAU chromosome 8, ASM1992520v1, whole genome shotgun sequence.
gtaacataaattaataaccgGCAATGTACGctaataatattggtaaattatataaaatataaatattcagattacgcacacattatattatttccataatTTCGGTAAGTAAGgttacctattacatttttatttattagaaatactATGATATCTTAATGtagatatgtattataataggtatgtgtaCACATCTAAGTATACCGATTATGACTACAGATATgaggtacttaaattataatttagtataagataatattaattataataatagtaatttctaattatttaacaatatttaaaaagggtaattatacaaatgtatgtttaatgAAAGAGTCATagattagtttaaaaaatgtgaattcagacgataaaaaatttatttttgcaagATAGaagttatgtattaatatagagTTTTCTTTACAGTTAGGTTTTGGACTTGAAATCCTTTCGTCTGAGtgaaaattttagttatttaatcatgaataattaataagaatgtCTACACTAAAATAACTTATgagtaataacaaaaaaaaattgttattctacttatgacttattataatatcataatatttggtATACACAGCGcacaattggaaaaaaaaatcatacgtttatttataaaatagaaaataataatgatattgtgaATCACACAGATAATACAAACTtactaataaacaatataaaatatattaattgatagtttaaactttaaaatatttaaataattcataattaatactcGTTGTAATAGTCAGATACTATCGTTTGTATAtgaaaatttacatattttgtaaaaataaaaaacatatgtaCATACATCTGGGTCATTAAACACAGTCATTAGCTACTAAATaggcatttatattattatagtttgtttatCATAATACTGTGGTCTGTTGACGTGGTCGAGATAAGTTATTGCGTTGtaatgaaaaacaatatggGACAGAAAGACCGGGTCGCTCaagataaaatgtacaatttaatatggCACCTATATAAGACAACTATTGAATGGAGGGCTATAATATAATGCCGGAAAATCGGTAAGTCGAACATCACACGTATGTACAGTTAAATGTGAGATCGATAATTTAACGGGATGATCGTTACGtataagttttaaaactaaGAATAATAAAACTGAATAAGGTATTCCGAAAAATGGCTGATCCAAAGAACGAATCGCTAATGTTTTATGCACCTCCCTATTGTACTACACGTCTATAACCTAGGAATATGTTAAACTTTCTTTCAGTTTCAATACAATATGATATGGACAACGAAACAACGACATTAGAACAATACTCATTATGTAcaggtcattattattatcacacaaTGTCTACTAcggcataatataaattaccgcGATATCCTAAGCGACTTGTCTTTCTTTCATATACTCTGCGTATTGAGatggtatattttttatctgcttcAAATTGTCGTTGTTTTTAtggatgtaaaaataaaaataataatacaacaacatTATCGTTTTTACATAAATTGCGAGTACTGAAAGGCATAATATAGGTTTCAGAAGATCATCATTTCCGATATTCAGTTTCCAATGTACCTGTCACGCGATATACCACCCACTATAAAAGGTAATAATAGTGCGTACCtactattaaatgtttaatgtacaagaatatcatattatattaatttattgaataaaaagtaACAAGACAAGCACTTTTTGTGGTTATTGGGTTTGAAATTTCGaacgaaatttaaattaaattctgttaTTGGACACTAGCATTAACGATGAAAAACCATGAATTTCGCCGGGGAACTCGTCTTTATGTCTAGGCgaggaaatttttgtttttaaacggTTACagctagttatttttatttaatgcggGGATTTCTTACTTATACATTACTCTGTAGGCGGAAAGACAATTATTCActgttaaaaatgaaaaaaaaacaaaccataTACCTACTAGCTATTAATACTTAGTATATACGTAAACTCAAATCGAAAACTCCGAGACGAAAAACCATAACTGTTTTGAGTAAATAATaagggcataatattataatcattattattatatagacgttTTGGTGGGCATTACAATATAtggtggtataataatattattatagctttttTCGTAAAACAAAACGCATATTAATCGCAAAAAACGCatcatttaatatcaataattttctctctctctctctctctctctctttcgcTCCCCCTACGGTTTCCATCAGACGACGTTGACGGCAAACATGTCCATGTTGAAATTTCCGTTGTTCTGTTCGCCGTTGTTGTTGCCGTAGAAATCCGGTTCGGAAGTGTCCTCGTCGGCCAACGAATTCAACGTTATGCAGTCCTTCGGGCTGCACGCGATCTGCGAGTTTTGGCCGCACTGGCATTCCAGACAGGATCCCGCGTCCCTCGGCAAAACGCTGCCCGGCTTGTATCTGACACCTGCGGACGAAACAGAATCGATATCACGAACAACAATTATTCAACaggtattaggtaataataactattattcgatcggaataacaatataacagatCGACGCGATCATTGTCGCTGcggcgttataatatattatcatttacccATAACGAGGCAAAACGGCTCGGCGTCATCGTTGGGTGTCACGGCGGTTGTCTGCGAAACGTCCGAGGGGCTTGAGTGCGGTACAAAGTTTGTCGATTTCGAACTCACGTCGGTTTCGAAGGTAGTCGAaattactgaaaaataataattttgaaaacattattcaAAGCGAGATGTGTATTGGTGTATACACAAAGTTATATAGACGTTTCTCGCGATTGTGCCTTTGGCAT
Coding sequences within:
- the LOC132950901 gene encoding uncharacterized protein LOC132950901 translates to MVLISFVVLGLSCSFALAAPYNIRNLNDAVFSNPLGTKQCTVSGVLYNHSQKILFTDHCKACICIDGQIFCYWQCDDTAPADTMDEEEIDGEPQSTSTTTNIISTTFETDVSSKSTNFVPHSSPSDVSQTTAVTPNDDAEPFCLVMGVRYKPGSVLPRDAGSCLECQCGQNSQIACSPKDCITLNSLADEDTSEPDFYGNNNGEQNNGNFNMDMFAVNVV